GCACGCGCGCGCTCGGGTAGGGTGGCCGTCACAGCATGCGCACCCTCCTGCTCAACCGCTCCGCCGTGGCCCGCAACATCCAGGCGCTCCTGCTCCTGGACGACCTGCGCGAGGCCTTCCGCACCGACGTCCTGGCCCGCACGGTGGCCCCGCAGCGCGTGCGCGCGCCGCTGCACTCGGTGGGCTCCGCGATGGTGCTCTTCCCCGGCTGCGTGCCCGGCATCCCCGCGTACACGGTGAAGGTGCACTCGAAGTTCCCCGCGCAGAAGCCCGCCATCCAGGGCGTGGTGCACCTGCACGACCTCGTCACGGGAGGGCTGCTCGCGGTGATGGACTCCGGCCACCTCACCGCCGTGCGCACCGGCGTGGTGGGCGCGCTGGCCGCGGACGTGCTGGCCCGGCCGGACGCGACGCGCGTGGCGGTGATTGGCGCCGGCCGCCAGGGCGTGCTCCAGCTCAAGCAGCTGCGGCTGGTGCGCACGCTCAGCCAGGTGCGCGTCCACGACACGAACATCGCGCACGCGAACGCCTACGCGCAGCGCATGTACCAGGAGCTGAACCTGCCCGTCAGCGTGGAGACGTCCGTGGCGGACGCCGTGGCGGACGCGGACATCGTGGTGACGGCGACGTGGAGCCACCAGCCCTTCCTGCACGCGGGCATGGTGCGGCCGGGCACGCACATCACCGCGCTGGGCGCGGACGAGCCGGGCAAGGCGGAGCTGTCCCAGGACCTGCTCGAGCAGTCGCTGTTCATCTGCGACCACCGCGGCTTGAGCGTCTCCACCGGCGCGGCGGGCGCGGTGGGGCTCACCGAGGACGCCATCCACGCGGAGCTGGGCGAGGTCCTCGCGGGCCTCAAGCCCGGGCGCACGTCCCAGGAACAGGTGACGGTGTTCGCCGGGGTGGGCCTGCCCTTCCAGGACCTGGCCGCCGCCTGGCATGTGTACCAGTCGGCGACCGGCGACGAGGACGTGCCCACGCTCGACTTCAGCGAGTAGCGCGGGGCGCGTCCGTGCGTCCGGCCTGGCTTCAGGCCTTGGACAGCGTCTTCGACAGGCGCGTGGCCTCTTCGTGCAGGTCGGTGTCCTCCGCCAGCGGCATGGCGAGCACCTTCGCCACCAGCTCCTTGGCCTTCGCCTCCTGGCCCAGGCGCGCCTGCGCGAGCGCCAGGTTGAGCAGCGGCTCCGGCCGGTCCGGGGCGCGGCGCACGGCCTCCTCCAGCACCGTCACGGCGCGCGGCAGGTGGGCGTTCGCCGGCTCCGCGGGGACGCGCAGGAGCAACTGGCCCAGGTTGTTCGCCGCGCGCCAGCCGTCCGGCGCCAGCCCCATGCCCTGCTCGTACGCGGCGATGGCCTTGTCGTACGCGGGCGGCTCCTGCGACTCGAAGCAGGTGGCCTCCGCCATCTTCAGCGACTCGCTGGCGACGCCCAGCGACGCCATGGTCTGGCACAGGTGCCGGGCCTGCTCGATTTGACCGCGTGCCAGCATCAGCTGGGCGAGGTTGGCCTGGGCGTCCGCGTCCTTCGGGCGCTGGGCCGCGAGCGTGGAGGCCGCCTGGTAGGACGTGCGCAGGTCGCGCAGCGCCATGGACAGCACCGTCACGGACGCGAGCAGGCGCGGCTGGTTGGGCACCGCCTTGAGGCCCTGCTCCAGCACGCGGCGTGCGTCCGCCAGCTTCTCCTGGGCGGACAGCGCGTGCGACAGGCTCAGGTACGCGGGCACGAAGCGGGGCGCCAGCGTGAGGACCTCCCGCAGGGTGGCGAGGCCGGCGTCCGTCTGGCCCGCCTCCAGCTGCACCTGGCCCAGCCGGTAGCGGAACACGGGGTTCTGGGGCGCAAGCCGCGCGGCCTGGGACAGGGCCTCCAGCGCCTGGGGCGCCTTATCCTGTTTGATCAGCATCATGCCCTTGCCGAAGTGCGCCTCGGCGCGGTTGGGCTCCACCGCGAGCACGCCCTGGTAGGCCTTGAGGGCGGCGTCGAGCTGGCCCTTCTGGGCGGCGATGTTCGCGCGCACGAGGCCGGTCTCCGCCGTGGCGCCCTGGCCTTCCGCCTTGGCGAGCAGCGCTTCCGCCTGGGGCACCTTGTTCTCCACGAGCGCCAGCTTGGCCATGACGACCAGTGCGTCGCGGTGGTTGGGGTTCTTCGCGAGGAGCTTCTCGGCCTCGGCCTTGGCCTGGGCCACCTGACCCTGCGCGAGGAGGGTTTCCAGAGAGTTCATGATGGAAAGTGTCCCCCAGGGGGCGGGGGCTGTCGAGCAACGGGGAAAAGGAAAGGGCCTCGCCCGGATGGACGAGGCCCTGGGAAGTGCATCAGGTGGGAAGCGGCCGGACGCGGCCCGCCACTACCACTTGGTCAGCGCGTCCTTGATGCCTTCACCGACGTTCTTGATGCCCTCGCCGACGTTCTTGATGCCCTCGCCGACGTTCTGCACCGCGTTGCCCACGCCCTCGACGGCGGCCTTGGCGGCGTCGCCCACCTTGCCCACGTCGACGGAGAAGCCGAACTCCACGCTGGCGCCGATGCCCAGCGCCGCGCCCACGTCGAAGTTGGCGGACAGCTTGCCGTCCTTCAGGCCGACGTTGGCCTCGAACTCCACGCCGATGCCGGCGAAGGCCTCCGCGCCGGCCGTGACGGTCGCGGGACCAATCTCCTGCGTGACCTCCGCGCTGGCGCGGGCACCGGCGAAGGCCTCACCGTGCACGGAGGCAGCGGCCTGGCCGTGCAGCGGATCCAGCACCACCTGGCCCGTGGCGGTCGCCTCGGCGCCCACGTTGCCCTCCGCGCCCCACTCGGAGCGGCCCAGCGCCGTGTCCGCGTGGCCTTCCACGGAGCCGCGCACCAGGTCCGCCTTCACGTCCACGGAGCCCTGCGCGCCAATCTTGCCGTGCAGCGGGTCGATGGAGACGTTGCCCTGCGCGGACACGTCCGCCGTCAGCGCCTGGCCTTCCACCGTGTTGTGGAAGTTGCCGTTCACGTCACCGGAGGTGTGGGAGCCGGAGGCCGCGGTCCAGTTCTTGTTCCACTCGCCCTGGGCCACCGTCTGGTCGAAGCGGCTGGTCTCCAACTGCTTCTGGATGTCCGTCGTGGTGTTGGGGTTGGCCTGGTTGCTGGTGGTGACGCGGTTGCCCTGCACGCCGCGGTTCAGGTCGATCGTCGCCTCGCCCTGGGCCCGGTTCTGCGTCTGGGCCTGCACCTCGCGGCGCACCTGCGTCCCGTTGGCGGGCGCGGGCGTGGTGGGGTTCCGGAACACGGGGCGGTAGCGTTGGTCTCGATGGACATGGAAGAGGGCTCCGGCGGGCGCGAGGCGCGGTGGGGAATCTTGTGACTTGAGAGAGTATCGGCGCTCCACCCGAGAAAGTTTCCGCGCCTCTTTTTCTTTCTGATCCGCCCAAGCGCCCTCAGGGCTCGGATCTCCCGGGAGCCAGGATTCCCTCGGGATCGAACGCCGCCTTCAGCCGCCTGCGCACCTCCGCGGAGTCGTCCCGCACGGGCGGTGCGGCGTCCTGCGCCTGGAGTCCGGCTCGGGTCAGGAAGTACCCGGCGTCCGCCAGTTCGCGGGTGAGGGCGCGGTAGCAGGCCTGGGCGCGGGCGTCCTCGCCGCGGACGTCCCGGTCATAGGCGAGCGCGGTGACCAGGTAGACGCAGCGCGGGGAGTGGGCGAGGAGCGCCAGGTTGGGCTCGAAGCCGAAGAGGCGGGGGACGCGGTCGGCGATGTCCGAGGCGCGCTTCGCCTCCGGGCCGGTGAAGGGGACGGCGACGGAGCACCAGATGAAGCCGCAGCGGTCCCGGTCCGGGTCCGGGTCCTCCGGCTTGGGGGTGCGCTTGCGCCAGTAGGCCATGGCGAGGTTGGTCTCGGTGGGGACGCCCTGGAGCGTGCCCTCGCCGAAGGGGGCCACCGGGCCGAAGGACAGCGGGCGGAAGGCGCCCTCCACGGCGCGTGCGAGCCGCTTCTCCAGCAGGGCGCCCATCTCCGCGTCCGGGGCGATGAGGGTGCCGCTGATGGCCCAGCGGCCAAAGCCCTCGCGCAGCTTCTCGCGGGCCCAGTCCGGCAGCGGCGCGCGGCCCACGGAGGGGTAGGGGAACTGCTGGGTGATGCTGTACGCCTTGATGTCGTTCCAGAAGAAGAAGCTGCCCTTGAGCGTGCCGTCCAGGGCCAGGGCCTGGAGCCGGTCCACCATGTCCCAGAGCTGGGCGTCGTCGTTCACGGCGCAGAAGAAGTCGCGCAGCCAGGGCTGCTTGCGCGCCAGCCAGAACGTCATCCGCGTCACCACGCCCAGGGACGACTGGCTGAAGAGGCCATCCAGCACCGGGCCCAGGCCCCAGCGGAAGACGGGGGCGGAGCGGGCGCCGGGGAACCTCGCGTGGCCCGTCTCCACGCGCTCGCCCGTGGGGAGCACGGCCTCCAGCGCGCACACGTTCTGGAAGATGTCCGCGTTGGGGCCGGCCCCGTCGCCGCGCTCCAGCGCGTTGCCCACCATGCTCGCGTCCGGTGATCCGCCGATGGTGGTGATGAACGTGGAGGAGCCCTTGCCGCGCAGGTACTCGTAGGCCTGGCGGAACGTCACGCCGGGCTCCACGGTGAGGTACGCGAGCTGCTCGTCGTGCGCGAGGATGCGGTTCATGCGCCCCAGGTCCAGGAGCACGCTGCCGTCGCCGGGAGGCACGCGCGAGCCGTAGCCCCAGTTGCGGCCGGCGCTCACCGGGTACACCGGCACGCGGTGCGCGCTGGCGATGCGCAGGCACGCCTGCACCTGCGCCGTGTCCGCGGGCCGCACGATGGCGGGGATGCGCTGGGTGGTGGCGAAGGTGGCCGTTTGCGCGGCCTCCAGCGCTTCGGGTTCCAGGATGACGTGCGCCTCGCCCACGGCCTGCCGCCACGCGGCCAGCGCCGCTCGCAGGTCCGGAGCCTTCCCATCGGTCTCGCTCACGGGGCCGCAGTATGCCCGCGCGAGCGTCCCCCCGCTGACTCCCCGGACGGCGAGCGGGCGGGCGGGCCCCGGGCGGCGAGGGTCGCCGGGTGGACACCGGCCATGGTCCCCCCCTGCCGCGTGTTCATCTTCGGCGTGGGGAGGTTGTTCATGGTCGGCTTCATCAATTCGCGCAACGGACGGTGGATTCGGATTCTGGCGGGCACGGGCCTGGTCCTGGGCGGGCTGGGCACGGGCACGCCCCGGGGCGCGGTGGTGGCGCTGACGGGCCTGCTGCCGCTGCTGACCGGCGCGCTGGACTTGTTCCCGCTGGGGCCGCTGATGGGCCTGCCCCTGAAGGGCGCGGACGTGCGGCGCGCGCTGGGGCAGCCGGAGGAGGCGCCGCTGCTCGACTTGGCGCACGACGGGGGGCGCTCTCCCTACGCGCCCCCCAGCACGCTGCTGCACTAGCTACTTCGTGCTCACCTGGAAGGGGATGCCCATGGAACCGAACGGCTCTCCGGTCTGGGCATCCACCAGGTTCAACTGGAGCGTCACCGCGTTCTCGCGGTGGGCCACGCCCTGGAAGTAGAGGAAGCCCTCCTGCGTGCCGCCGGGCTCCAGCGTGCCCTCGGGCAGCGCGTTGTTGAGCATGTCCTCGGTGGGCAGCGGCTGCTCGTAGTAGTACGGGTAGGGCCCGTAGAAGGGGCTGCCCCAGCCCCAGGGGCCGCCGTACCAGCCCGGTCCCCAGCCGCGCCAGGGCGCGTAGCCGTAACGGCCGCCCACCCACACGCCGCCCGCGGGGTACACCGCCGGGCGGATGCTCGCGGGTTCCTCCGTGTCACGCGACGAGCTGGCCCGCCGCAGCGACAGGGGCGCCAGCGCGCTGTAGCGGAAGCGCGACTCCTGGCCCACCAGCGCGAAGTCCTTGTACTGGAGGCGCAGCGGGCGCTCCCCGTGGTTCTCCAGCCGGACGTAGACGGGGGTCACCCGGCGCTCCAGGTCGGACGGCGAGCCCTGCC
The sequence above is drawn from the Corallococcus sp. NCRR genome and encodes:
- a CDS encoding FAD-binding oxidoreductase, which gives rise to MSETDGKAPDLRAALAAWRQAVGEAHVILEPEALEAAQTATFATTQRIPAIVRPADTAQVQACLRIASAHRVPVYPVSAGRNWGYGSRVPPGDGSVLLDLGRMNRILAHDEQLAYLTVEPGVTFRQAYEYLRGKGSSTFITTIGGSPDASMVGNALERGDGAGPNADIFQNVCALEAVLPTGERVETGHARFPGARSAPVFRWGLGPVLDGLFSQSSLGVVTRMTFWLARKQPWLRDFFCAVNDDAQLWDMVDRLQALALDGTLKGSFFFWNDIKAYSITQQFPYPSVGRAPLPDWAREKLREGFGRWAISGTLIAPDAEMGALLEKRLARAVEGAFRPLSFGPVAPFGEGTLQGVPTETNLAMAYWRKRTPKPEDPDPDRDRCGFIWCSVAVPFTGPEAKRASDIADRVPRLFGFEPNLALLAHSPRCVYLVTALAYDRDVRGEDARAQACYRALTRELADAGYFLTRAGLQAQDAAPPVRDDSAEVRRRLKAAFDPEGILAPGRSEP
- a CDS encoding ornithine cyclodeaminase family protein is translated as MRTLLLNRSAVARNIQALLLLDDLREAFRTDVLARTVAPQRVRAPLHSVGSAMVLFPGCVPGIPAYTVKVHSKFPAQKPAIQGVVHLHDLVTGGLLAVMDSGHLTAVRTGVVGALAADVLARPDATRVAVIGAGRQGVLQLKQLRLVRTLSQVRVHDTNIAHANAYAQRMYQELNLPVSVETSVADAVADADIVVTATWSHQPFLHAGMVRPGTHITALGADEPGKAELSQDLLEQSLFICDHRGLSVSTGAAGAVGLTEDAIHAELGEVLAGLKPGRTSQEQVTVFAGVGLPFQDLAAAWHVYQSATGDEDVPTLDFSE
- a CDS encoding tetratricopeptide repeat protein, with protein sequence MNSLETLLAQGQVAQAKAEAEKLLAKNPNHRDALVVMAKLALVENKVPQAEALLAKAEGQGATAETGLVRANIAAQKGQLDAALKAYQGVLAVEPNRAEAHFGKGMMLIKQDKAPQALEALSQAARLAPQNPVFRYRLGQVQLEAGQTDAGLATLREVLTLAPRFVPAYLSLSHALSAQEKLADARRVLEQGLKAVPNQPRLLASVTVLSMALRDLRTSYQAASTLAAQRPKDADAQANLAQLMLARGQIEQARHLCQTMASLGVASESLKMAEATCFESQEPPAYDKAIAAYEQGMGLAPDGWRAANNLGQLLLRVPAEPANAHLPRAVTVLEEAVRRAPDRPEPLLNLALAQARLGQEAKAKELVAKVLAMPLAEDTDLHEEATRLSKTLSKA